A window from Drosophila yakuba strain Tai18E2 chromosome 3L, Prin_Dyak_Tai18E2_2.1, whole genome shotgun sequence encodes these proteins:
- the LOC6533977 gene encoding ATP synthase subunit b, mitochondrial, with the protein MFSRSALRPLTVAISRSATTHSAQGVKRLPGHGSPGKDRLVLLSENWVKGPMGVGLLAYICSGDCCAIKHEHSGLSLGIMEDGYYSSGITIGILTTFAVIRLLPAIAKWADGEIVKIESEYEKSRGSENKALSISPPKGNKNLSQHNADQSE; encoded by the exons ATGTTCTCGAGATCAG CCTTACGTCCTTTGACCGTGGCCATATCACGTTCGGCTACCACCCATTCCGCCCAAGGAGTAAAGAGGCTACCTGGACATGGAAGTCCCGGAAAGGATCGCTTGGTTCTCCTGTCCGAGAATTGGGTCAAGGGACCCATGGGCGTTGGTCTGCTGGCATATATCTGCTCCGGAGACTGTTGTGCCATCAAGCACGAGCACAGCGGCTTATCCTTGGGCATCATGGAGGATGGCTACTACAGCAGTGGAATCACCATTGGCATACTGACCACATTTGCTGTGATAAGACTGCTTCCAGCGATTGCCAAGTGGGCTGATGGCGAGATTGTT AAAATTGAGTCCGAATACGAAAAAAGTCGTGGATCTGAGAACAAAGCCCTATCGATCTCGCCCCCGAAGGGAAACAAGAATCTTAGCCAGCACAATGCGGATCAAAGCGAGTAG
- the LOC6533978 gene encoding fumarylacetoacetate hydrolase domain-containing protein 2A, with translation MSAFMHLLRNFFPKWCLPRPERHLKNHIFRQLQTNHPTAALVAIKQSEQVLPKCRFMQYRRANEQVKRLGMVSEDGNKMVELSSMTCAAPNMMDFIQQRYCMVSLLDSVQFMKIEDVDAVDLRLLPPIDSPGKIIGVDCNYVDNCDEQHISIPREPSFHVKFASSITGAMDNIRAHSLAKHIDYGCQLAVVMGKKCREVSAKEALNHVFGFMVVQDIVARDWNAPLGGHSMDTFLPLGPTIVHRCHVPDVNNLWIKTSINGEERQTGSTRNMIFKIDFLIHRLSQYLTLCPGDIILTGTPAGSGAFRHPSCFLKPGDLIESEIQNLGKMCNKVVNSYS, from the coding sequence ATGTCTGCCTTTATGCACCTCCTACGCAACTTTTTTCCCAAGTGGTGTCTTCCACGTCCGGAAAGGCATCTCAAGAACCACATTTTCCGCCAGCTCCAGACGAATCACCCAACCGCCGCACTGGTGGCCATCAAACAAAGTGAACAAGTGCTGCCCAAGTGCAGATTCATGCAGTACCGCCGTGCCAATGAGCAAGTGAAGCGATTGGGCATGGTCTCCGAGGATGGCAACAAGATGGTGGAGCTATCGAGCATGACCTGTGCCGCCCCCAACATGATGGACTTCATCCAGCAAAGGTACTGCATGGTCAGCCTGCTGGACAGTGTGCAATTCATGAAGATCGAGGATGTGGACGCAGTTGATCTCCGCCTGTTGCCACCCATCGATTCCCCCGGCAAGATCATCGGCGTGGATTGCAACTATGTGGACAACTGCGATGAGCAGCACATCTCCATCCCAAGGGAACCCAGTTTCCATGTCAAATTCGCCTCGTCGATAACCGGAGCCATGGACAACATTAGGGCGCATAGTTTGGCCAAACACATTGACTATGGCTGCCAGTTGGCCGTGGTTATGGGCAAGAAGTGCCGTGAAGTGTCTGCCAAAGAGGCTCTGAATCACGTATTTGGATTCATGGTGGTCCAGGACATCGTGGCTAGGGACTGGAATGCTCCACTGGGCGGTCACTCAATGGATACTTTCCTGCCATTGGGACCGACAATTGTGCACAGGTGCCATGTGCCAGACGTAAACAATCTGTGGATCAAGACATCCATCAATGGCGAGGAGCGCCAGACGGGCAGCACCCGGAATATGATATTCAAGATCGACTTCCTGATTCACCGCCTATCTCAGTACCTAACTCTCTGTCCGGGCGACATTATACTCACGGGAACACCCGCCGGATCGGGTGCATTCCGCCATCCGTCGTGCTTTTTGAAGCCCGGCGATCTAATTGAGAgcgaaattcaaaatttggGCAAAATGTGCAATAAAGTCGTTAATTCTTATTCTTAA